AAAGGTAACCCTCGACGTTCATCGGTATTCCATACCTCGACCGCACCGAAGAATAGTGCATTTTCGGGTGCGAAATTTGGACGGTAGGCTGCGAGCATTGTTCTGGATTGCACAGCGCCGCCGGCACTGGTTCCGCCAATAATGGTACCGTTTGCATACAGTTCAGTAAGCCGTTGCTCAGCAGGTGTATCTATCAAAGCCTGCATTGCCACAGCCTGATCGCCACCCAGAATATAGATAGCGGCAACATCATGGCTGAACAGCTCAAGAATCGCCGGATCGGAAGCATCAGAACGAGTAAATAGAGGGACTAATACCACCTCGCAAGACGTATCAGCCGGTACATTGCGCAGACACGCCCCCTCGATTTGCAGGCGCCGCTCCTCGGCATCTTTCAAGTTCTGATTTCGTTCAGCCTGGGTAATGGTTTCGGCATTAGTTGCATACGGTACCGGCAGCACCAGAATCTTCACCAACCCGTTGCGTGCATTCGCGATGGCGTATTGCATAAAACCGTTATACGTATCGGTATATCCACCGCCGATGATCAAAAGTAATCCTGGTGTTGATTGTGCCTGCACCGATATGATAAAAAAGAAAGCGAGAAGTAACGCGAGAAGATTCCTGGTCAGCAAAGAACGAAAGACCTGCATCATACGTTATTTCCTAGCGTGAATGGTGGCGCGGATCGAGTGCATCACGCAAACCATCACCAATATAATTAATTGAAATAACTACCAGGAAGATCATGAAACCGGGAAAAATGGCCGCCCAGGGTGCTGTTGTAATCTGACTTTGGGTATTAGAGAGCATATTCCCCCAGGTAGGTGTGGGAAGCTGTACGCCAAAGCCAAGATAAGAAAGACCACTCTCACTGATAATGGCACCAGAGAGTCCAAGCGTTGCTGAAACGATGATCGGACTGGCAATGTTTGGCAAAATGTGACGAAGTAGAATCCGGCGATGTGAACCTCCCAGTGCCCGACATGCCTGGACGTATTCGCGTTCGCGCACCGTGAGGGTAGAAGCGCGTACCATGCGTGCAGTTCCCATCCAGGAAAGCAAACCGATGACTAGCGCGATAGGTATGAACGAACCGGCCTGAAACATTGACAGGTCGAGAGAACGGAGAAACATGCCCAATGCGATGAGTACAAATAATCGCGGAATAGAAAGAAAAATCTCTGTTGTCCTCATCAGCACGCTATCAACCCATCCGCCAAAATATCCCGCAAGTAATCCGATGAGAGAACCAAGTGTAATCGACACAGCCATTGCCAGCAGACCAACGCTCAACGAAATACGTCCACCATACAGGATGCGTGCCCATAAATCACGTCCCAGATCATCAGTGCCGAGCCAGTGCGTTGCTGATGGTGGCTGAAAGCGATTGAGCAGATTCTGTTGCATCGGATCATGAGTCGTGAAGAAGGGCGCAAATGCAACCAGTATGGTAATACTTACCAGAATGACCATACCGACAAGTGCCATAGTATGCTTGCGAAAGCGTTGTACGAACAAGAACCAGGGTGATTGTGAGTCTTTCATGACAGTCGAATGCGTGGATCAAGCATGGCATAGATCAGATCAACCAATAAGTTGGAAAGGATTATCAGAGCAGAATAGATTGTAAGAATAGCCATAACCAGGGGGTAGTCATTTTTGAGGGCGGCTGTGAAGTAGAGCCGCCCGATACCCGGCCACGCAAAGATCGTCTCGGTAAATAGTGCTCCGGCAAATAGTGATGGTAGATCGAGGCTGAGCAGGGTGACCAGCGGAATAATCGCATTGCGTAAGGCATGTTTATAAATAACGACCCATTCTTGAATACCTTTCGCACGGGCCGTGCGAATGTAGTCCTCGTGAATGACGTCCAGCATCGCCGAACGCATATAGCGCATATATTCGGCAGCGGAGACAAAGGTGAGCATGGTCACCGGTAAAATTAAATGACGGATACGATCCCACAGAGAGAATGGCTCACCGAGAGTGTACATACCTGATCCCGGTAGAAGAGGCTTTCCGTCTGGACCTCGTAAAAGCACCGAGAAGACAATAATCAGAAGTAGCCCAAACCAGAAGACCGGCAGCGATTGCCCGGCAAACGCAATCGTGGTGAGTACGTTGTCCAGCCATGAGTATTGTCTGATTGCCGATAGGATTCCCAGCGGAATAGCGACCAGTAGTGTGCATATCAGCATCAAACTCATCAGCAATAGGGTGTTGGGTAATCGACTGCCGATCTCTTCCAATACCGGGCGCTTTGACGTTAAGGAGCGACCCCAATCCCCTTTGAGCAGATTTCCGAGCCATTTCACGTAACGTATTGGTACCGGATCGTCTAATCCTAAATTTGCCCGGATGCGCGCCAGGTCTGCTGCCGTCATGTCTGATTTTTCAGCATACACGGTCATGAAACCACCCGGCGTTACTGAAATCAGCCCAAAGAGGATCAGGCTGACTACAAAGAGTGTCAGTACTGCCTGTAGCAGTCGTCGTAGCAGATAGGTAGTCATAGCACCCTGGTAAGCAATATAATCACTGATCGAGCCACCAATCCTGTGCGGCCCATGCAAAATCGACGAAACTGGGTGAAATGGTCAAGTTGTGAAATTCCTGTCGGTGTGCAGTGATTGATAGCCGCTCGTACAGAAAGATGCGTGGCAAGTCCTGGTTAATCTGGGTTGCTACCTTGCAGTAAAGTTCTTTGCGGACATCCTGGTCCATAACGATAGCAGCCTCATCAATCCATGCATCTACATCGG
This genomic window from Chloroflexus aurantiacus J-10-fl contains:
- the opp4C gene encoding oligopeptide ABC transporter permease, which encodes MKDSQSPWFLFVQRFRKHTMALVGMVILVSITILVAFAPFFTTHDPMQQNLLNRFQPPSATHWLGTDDLGRDLWARILYGGRISLSVGLLAMAVSITLGSLIGLLAGYFGGWVDSVLMRTTEIFLSIPRLFVLIALGMFLRSLDLSMFQAGSFIPIALVIGLLSWMGTARMVRASTLTVREREYVQACRALGGSHRRILLRHILPNIASPIIVSATLGLSGAIISESGLSYLGFGVQLPTPTWGNMLSNTQSQITTAPWAAIFPGFMIFLVVISINYIGDGLRDALDPRHHSR
- a CDS encoding ABC transporter permease, which produces MTTYLLRRLLQAVLTLFVVSLILFGLISVTPGGFMTVYAEKSDMTAADLARIRANLGLDDPVPIRYVKWLGNLLKGDWGRSLTSKRPVLEEIGSRLPNTLLLMSLMLICTLLVAIPLGILSAIRQYSWLDNVLTTIAFAGQSLPVFWFGLLLIIVFSVLLRGPDGKPLLPGSGMYTLGEPFSLWDRIRHLILPVTMLTFVSAAEYMRYMRSAMLDVIHEDYIRTARAKGIQEWVVIYKHALRNAIIPLVTLLSLDLPSLFAGALFTETIFAWPGIGRLYFTAALKNDYPLVMAILTIYSALIILSNLLVDLIYAMLDPRIRLS